The genomic stretch CGGCGGCGAAAACTGCTCCCACCACGAGGAGAAAGAGCTCGCTCCTGCTCAGGACTGCCGCCGCGCCGAGGGCACCGCCGAGCGCCAGGCTGCCGGTATCACCCATGAAGATGCGGGCCGGGTGCCGGTTATAAATTAGAAAACCGAGACAGCCGCCCGCCACCGCGGCGAGGCCCACCGCCAGCCCCATTTTGTCCATCACCAGCGCAAAGAGAAGGTAGACTCCGGCGGCTATCGCCACCAATCCCGCCGCCAGCCCGTCAAGCCCGTCGGTAAGATTGACGGCGTTCGCCGTGCCGGTCAGGACCAGAACGGTAAAAAAGGCGAAAAAGCCGAAGCCCCAATCGAAGTGCACCCCGCCGTCACGGAAAAAGCCGGAAAAAGGAACGGCCAGGTCCGTGCCCCGCCCCAGGAAAAAAACCGCGCCTACCGCCAGTCCCAGCGCCACAATCACCTGGGCTAACAGTTTTTCGCGCGCCCGCAGCCCGAGCGAGCGCTTCTTAACCACCTTTAAAAAGTCGTCGAGGAACCCCGTCAACCCGTAGGTCAACGTTACGAAGAGAAAGGTGAGCGCTTCCGCATTCCCCCGCGCAAACCACAGAACGGCTCCGGTAATACCTAAAAGAAAGAGCAGGCCGCCCATTGTCGGCGTTCCCGCTTTGGAAAGGTGGCGGGCCGGCCCATCGTAGCGAACCCGCTGCCCCACCTTTAGCTGTTTGAGCACGGGGATGAGGACCGGTCCAGTGCCAACCGTTACGGCGAGCGAAAGAAGGAAGGCCCCTGCTACCGGGTTCACTGTGCCGCTTCACCTCCCGTGCAGAGAGCCTCGGCCACTCTCTCGAGGCGCATCCCGCGTGATGCTTTTACCAGGACCGCTTCGTCACCCCGCAAAAGCTCTTTCAAAACGGCTACCGCTGCCGCCGCATCGGGGCAGGTTACCACCTGCCGCGGCGAAAGCCCGGCGGCCAAGGCCCCTTCCGCGATCCCTTGCGCCAGTTCCCCAACGGCCACCACTACGTCCGCAACCGCCGCCGCAGCCGCACCAATCTCCCGGTGGGCCGCTGCCGCCCGGCTGCCGAGTTCCAGCATGTCGCCGAGCACCGCCACGCGGCGCCTCTTTTTACCCACTTCCTTCAGCACCCCGAGCGCTGCCCGCATAGAAGCGGGATTGGCGTTGTAGGCGTCGTTTATCACGAGCAGCGTGCCGCACTCCCTTATTTCCAGCCGCATCCCGGTGAGCCTTACCCGCTCCAGGCCCTGCTGAATCTCTTCCGGCCCGAGGCCGAGCTCCCGCGCCACCCCTATGGCCGCGACCGCGTTAAGGGCGCTATGGTAGCCGGGCAGGGGGATGAAGTACTCGGTGACCAGACCCCCGGCGGCTACGGCGAAGCGACCGCCCCCGCCCACAGGCCCGTAGTCGGTCAGGCGAATCGTCGCCGCCCCACTCGTGCCAAAAAAGATAACCCGCCCGCGGCAGCGCTTTGCTTGCTCAAAAATGTAAGGGCTTTCGGCGTGGAGCACCGCAAAACCTGCCGCGGGAATGTAGTCCAGGATTTCCCCTTTCGCGGCCGCAATCGCGGCCACGCTCCCGAGGCGCTCGAGGTGGGTTTCCCCGATATTCGTAATCACCGCGGCATCGGGAGCGGCAATCCGGGCCAGCGCGGCGATCTCCCCCGCCCCGCGCATCGCCATTTCGACCACCGCCACTTCGTCGCCGGGCGAAAGAGACAGCAGCGTGAGCGGCACCCCGATTTCGTTGTTCAGGTTCCCCTGCGTAGCGCAAACCCGGTACCGCACGCCGAGGACCGCCGCTATAATGTCCTTGGTGCTCGTCTTCCCGGTGCTGCCGGTCACCCCGATCACCAAAACGCCTGCCTGTCGGCGCACGTAGCGGGCAAACGCCCCAAGGGCCGCCAGGACGTTAGGGACTAAAAGTACTACCGTCTCGCCGGGCAGGGCCGCCACCGGGCGGCTCACCACTACCCCTGCCGCTCCTTTGGCCACCGCATCGGGGACAAAATCATGCCCGTCGTAACGCTCCCCTTTAAGCGCAAAAAAGACGGCGCCGGGAGGGACCTGCCGGCTGTCGGTGGTAACCGCCGCCACCCGGCGGTTCGGTTCCCCCTGTAGTAAAGAAGCGTTAAGCGCTGCCGCCAACTCCGCAACCGTGACCGGAATCATTCCCCATCCCGCTCCCCAATCATTTCCCTTAGAATTTCCGCCGCCACCTTCCGGTCGTCGAAGGGCAACTTTTTATCGCCGATAATCTGGTAATCCTCGTGCCCCTTCCCGGCCAGCACCACAATGTCGCCCGCCTGCGCCTGCCCTAGCGCCAACGCAATGGCCGCGCGCCGGTCCGCTTCCACGGCGTAACTGTCCGGGGCGCCGCACCGCCGGAAACCCCTCTCGATCGCCGCAATGATGCGCTGCGGGTCCTCGCTGCGGGGGTTATCCGAAGTGATCACCGTGAAATCGGCGAGCTTGGCGGCTATCTCCCCCATTAACGGCCGCTTACCCGGATCCCGGTCACCGCCGCACCCGAAAACAACGATCACGCGGCCGCGGGTCTGCGCGCGCGCGGCCCGGAGGACGTTCTCCAAACCGTCGGGCGTATGGGCGTAATCGACCACCACCGCAAAATCCTGCCCGACATCAACCCGCTCAAAGCGCCCGGGCACCGCCGGCACGCCCTCCAGGGCCTCGACCACCCGGGCCACGGGGTAACCCTCCGTCACCCCGACCGCAAAGGCCGCCAGCGCGTTGTAAACATTAAACCTTCCCACAAGCTGCAACCGTACCGGCACCGCCCCCCCAGCCCACTCTACCGTAAAGGTGGTCCCGTCGCGCCCGAGCTCGATTTCCCGCGCCCGGAAGGCGGCCTCCCGTTCCACACCGTAGGTGACCACCTTACCCCCGCTTGCCGCCGCCAACCGCTGGCCGTACGGATCGTCAACGTTAAGCACGGCCCGTTTTGGCCGCCCCTTCACCCCCGGCTGCTTCAGCTCCAGAAAGAGACGCGCCTTGGCGGCGTAATAATCCTCCATGTCCCGGTGAAAATCGAGGTGGTCCTGCGTGAGGTTCGTGAAAACCGCTATATCGTACTCTATGCCCGTTACCCGCTCCAGCGCCAGGGCGTGGGAAGAAACCTCCATCACCACCGTTTTTACCCCTTCATCCACCATCCGCCGGAGCAGGGCCTGCAGATCGAGAGACTCCGGTGTCGTCCGCTCGGCAGGAAGCACCGCGTCGCCGATCATCGCCCAGAGGGTGCCGATCAGCCCCGTCTTTTCCCCCTGAGCCTCATAAATCGCCCGGATAAGGTGGGTGGTGGTAGTTTTCCCGTTGGTCCCCGTGACCCCTACCAGCCGCAGCTGCCGGTCAGGATGGCCGTAAAAAGCCGCCGCCGCCAGCGCGAGCGCCCGCCGGGTGTCCGGAACGCAGACAGCAACGACCCCGGGCGGCACCGCAACCTCCTTTTCCACCACCACGCCCACCGCGCCCCGCCGGATGGCATCCCCAACAAAATCGTGCCCGTCCTGCCGAAAGCCTTTGATGGCGAAAAAGACAAAGCCGGGCTGAACCCGCCTGGAGTCGTAGGCCAGCCCCGCAGGCGCAAGCGCAAAGACCCGGGTAAGCGCCTCTTTCAGGCTTTCCGTTGCCAAAAATCACACCCCGTTACCGCAGGATTAACCCGCTAACCAGCCCCCAAATATTATTACCAGCTTCATCCTGAAAAAGCCACGGCCTCCCGCAAAAAGACCCCCGACTCCCAACCGGTCCTGCCCCGCAAGCAGGGCCCTCTTCAGGGGTGAAGCACGGTCGGCTGGCTTTCTTCTGCTTCCGGAGAAGCAAAAATCACCCGAACCGAGCCGCCGCGCCGGAGCCGGGTACCGGGAACCGGCGTTTGCTGCACCGCCACGCCGCTTCCTTCCGGAACGAGCACCAGGCCCATCTTTTCCAACAAGACGGCCGCGTCTTTAATCGTAAGGCCCGTGAGGTCGGGTACCGCGACTTCCGGGCCACCCTCCGGTGCCGCCTTGAGCTCCAAGATAACCTTCGTTCCCGTCAGCACCGTTGCCCCGCCCTGCGGAACCTGCGCCCGAACCACGTCCCCCTGACCGCGGACGGTAAACCTGAGCCCCGCGGCCCTCAGACGCTCGATCGCTTCGTGGACCGGCAAGTCAACGACCTCCGGAACCGTTACCGGCTTGGGTTCTTCCTCTATCAAATACCACGGTTTCTCCGGTTTTTCAAGGCCGGCTTGCTGCGGCACACCCAAGTAGCGCAAGGCGTCCTGCATCACCGCCTTAAAAGCGGGAGCCGCTACCAGGCTGCCGAAATAGACCCCCCCTTGCGGTTCCCAGACAACCACCAGCGTTACCAGACGGGGATTATCAACCGGGGCAAAACCGACAAACGAAGAGACGTATTTACCCGGAACGTAGCCACCGCCTGGCCCGACGACCTGGGCGGTTCCCGTTTTCCCTGCTGTCCGGTAACCGTCCAGGTAAGCGTTAACCCCCGTGCCTTTGAGGACCACGTTTTCTAAAAGCCGCGCCAACTCCTGCGCCTTTTCCCTTGACAAGACGCGCCGGCGGTGCTCCGGTTTAAAGACCCGCACCGTTTTCCCGTCGGGGGAAACCACTGCCCGGATAACCCGCGGGGCGAGCAACTCGCCGCCGTTGGCCACCGCCGCCGCCGCAGTGACGAGCTGGATAGGCGTTACGGCAATCGACTGACCGATGGACATCGTGGCGATATTCAGGTTGGTCGCCTTATTCTCCGGGATAAGGATACCTTTAGCCTCTCCTGGAAGGTTAATCCCGGTCGGCCGGCCGAAGCCGAAGGCCCGAATATACTTGTAGAACTTTTCCTTCCCGAGGCTTAGCCCCACCTGAATGAAGCCCGGGTTGCAGGAGTTCTGAACCACCTCCGCAAACGACTCGCTGCCGTGGCCGCCTTCTTTCCAGCACCGGATCCGCCTGTCCGCAACCTGCACAAAACCCGGGCAGTAAAAGTGGCTTTCCGGGCCAACCACGCCTTCGGAGAGCGCCGCCGCTGCCGTTACGATCTTAAAGGTTGAACCGGGCTCGTAGAGTTGCCAGATCGCCGGGTTGCGGTCCCAGACCGCCTGGGGCACGTCCCGCCAGGCGGCTGGATCGAAGGTGGGGCGGTTTCCTAAGGCCAGGATCTCGCCTGTTTTCGGGTCCATAACGATTATCGAGGCGGCCGCCGGGTGATAGGTATCGACGATCTTATCCAATTCCCGCTCCACAAAATACTGGATCGTCTCGTCGATCGTCAGCAGAACACGGTTTCCCGGAACAGGTGGGTAAAGATGGTGGAGCGCCGCCGGGATGTTCCGCCCGGCGGCATCCTGTTCGACCACTATCTTCCCCGGCACGCCGCGGAGGAACTTTTCGGCTGTTTTTTCCACCCCGGTGAGTCCCTGGTTATCCACCCCGACAAAACCAAGGATGTGGGCGGCCAGGGACCCGCAGTTATACTGGCGCCGGCTTTCCTCGATCAGCTCAATTCCCGGGAGCTTGAGTCCCCGTATTTGCCGCGCCGTCTCAAAGTCAACCTTCCGTTTAAGCCAGACAAAAGCCTGTTTTCTGGTAAGCAGCCGGTAGAGAGTTTCTTGATCCATCTTAAGGAGCGGCGCTAATTTGGCCGCGGTGCCTGCAGCATCCGCCACCTGCGCTGGCATGGCCGCGACGGAATCACAGCTCACACTCGTAACCAGCACCTTGCCGTTGCGGTCGCAGATATCCCCGCGTTTCGCCTCTACCGTGATTTCCCGGACCCTGTTCTCCCAAGCGCCCCGCTCAAGCTCAGCGCCGCGCACTAACTGAAGCCAGAAGAGCCGGCAGACAAGCAGAAAAAAAAGAAAAGCGGCCAGGACAAAAAGGCTAGCTAACCGCTTGCGCAGCACCAGATTGCTCATCCAATCTCCCCTGCCGGTCGCGAACTTTTCTGGCAAGTATATATTTACGAGAATCCGCTAACGGGCAGAACCGCCCCACCTGTCCGCAAGGAGCCCTAAAAGCGCCGGGAGCAAGCCGTCCGGGCGCGCTTCCTTTACCGCCTTCTTCCGCGCTGCCGGAACCGTAGGTATAACTGGCTGCCGGGCCGGAAGCGAGACCTCGAGCTGCGTCCCGGGTGCCGGGGGGACCATCCCGAGCTTTTGCACCGCCACCCTTTCGATTTCGTCAGCCGACAGAAGGCGGTCGACGGTCCCGGCGAGCGCCTCGTTTTCCATCCGCGCCGCGGCCAACTCCTTCTGGAATTCCTGCAGGCGATAACCAACGTAGGCCATGCGGGCCTGACAGAGCACGACCGTCACCCCGCAAAGAAAGGCCAGCAAAACCATGCCGCTGAGCTTCAGCCGCTCCGCCCGAACCGCTCTTCTAGGCCGCCGCAGCGGCTGCGGTTGCTGCGGCAGCGGGCGCGCCACCTGTTCCCGCGCGAGAATCACCCGGAAAATCCCCCCTGTCTTTAGCCGGTTAAGCGACCAACCTGCGTTATCCCCCGGAAATGACCAGCTGCCAACAGCGGTGGCTATTCGTGCCTGTTTCGCTCCCGGGCGGCCAGCCACCGGAAACTACCCGGCAGATTCTGCACCGTTCGCCGGCAGTTTCTCCGCCGCCCGCAGCCTGGCACTCCGCGAGCGGGGATTGCGTCCCAACTCCTCCCCCGCCGGCGTGCGCGGTTTCCGCGTGAGCCGCCGGAGCGCCGGCTTCTTGCCGCAAACGCACACAGGCGCTCCGGGCGGACAGATGCACCCCGCCTCCGCCGCTCTGATGAACTCCTTCACTATCCGGTCCTCAAGCGAATGGTAGCTCAGAACCACCAGGCGGCCACCAGGTCGCAGCAACCCGAGGGCCTGCTCCAGCGACGCCCGCAGCGCCTCGAGCTCCTGGTTCACCGCGATCCGCAGCGCCTGAAAAGTCCGGCGTGCCGGGTGGGGGCCCGTCCGGCGCGCCCCTGCCGGCACCGCCTTCTTGATCACCTCTACCAACTGGCCCGTCGTTTTAAGCGGCCCGCGCTCCCTTTCCGCCACAATAAAGTCCGCAATGCGGGAAGCCCACCGCTCCTCGCCGTATTCGGCAATTATTTTCGCGAGCTCGCGGGCACTCAGACTGTTAACCAGGTCGGCGGCCGTCACGGGCCCTTCCGGGTCCATCCGCATATCGAGCGGCACATCCTCCCAGTAGGTAAAACCCCGGGCCGGATTATCGAACTGGTAGGAGGAAACGCCGAGGTCGTAAAGTATCCCGTCAACCTGACGCACATTCAGTTCCGCAAGCACCGCCGCGAGTTTCCGGAAATCGGCCCGGACAAGCTGCACCCGCGGATCGGCCCCAAGACGCAGCCGCGCCGCCGCCAGAGCCTCCGGATCCCGGTCGAAGCCTATGAGCCGGCCCTGCGGGCCCAGGAGCCCGAGAATCGCCGCCGCGTGGCCTCCCCCGCCGACCGTGCAATCGACGTATATCCCGTCAGGCTTCACGCCTAAGAGCGCCACAACTTCCTTTATCATTACCGGCTGGTGCCGAAACTCCATCCGTCAGTACCCCTTAGTCTGTAGCCGGAAAATCAAAATCGACCAGCTTCTCCGCGATCTCCTCGTAGGCCGCCTGGGTCTGGGCGCTGTAACGCTCCCATTCCTCCTTCGCCCAGAACTCAACCCTTGAGGAAACCCCCAGGATAACTACGTCCCGAGCGAGGCCCGCGTAATCCCGCAAGGTTGCGGGTATGAGAATGCGCCCCTGTTTGTCCACCTCGAGCTCGGCGGCACCCGCAAAAAAAAGCCGGCTGAAGGCGCGGACGTCCGCCCGGGCGAAAGGCAAGCGGCGCAGCCTCTCCTCTAATTTGCCCCATTCAGCGAGCGGGAAACCAAAAAGGCACCGGTCGAGCCCCCGGGTTACCACAAAACGCTCTCCCAGTCCCTCCCGGAAACGGGCCGGGATGAAGAGGCGCCCTTTGGCGTCGACCGTATGCAGGTATTCCCCGATGAACATCTGAGGGACTGTCCCCCACTTTTAACCACTTAGCACCACATATTCGCCAGACCCATAAAAACTCCTTCTTTTTCTCAGAAAAAATTTCGACAAAATTCGCTGAACAACGGCCATCCGAATGGGAACATTCCGGGAGTACGGTAATACTGTATAGCAAGATCACGCAAACTACAGGTTCCAGACCGGGGGAGAAAAAGAGGAGATCGGGACAGAACAGCGAAAATCCCCTTAAATAAGACGAGATGCGGTTTTCTAGAAACGCCGCCGCGAAAGGAAGGGACGATGCAGCACCCCACCCAGAAGAACGAGACAAGCAAGAAGGTGGCTTCGGCCGTTGCCGCAGTGAGTTCTTTCCTCACGCCCTTCACGGGTGCCGCGATTAACATTGCCCTTCCCGCCATTCAGCGCGAGTTCGCGATGAACGCGCTCCTTTTAGGCTGGGTTTCCGCCTCTTTTCTCCTCTCGTCAGCCATGTTTCTGGTCCCCTTCGGCAGGATCGCGGACATTTACGGTAGAAAAAGGATTTTCCTCACCGGTATCACCCTTTTCGCGCTCTTCTCGCTTCTCTCCGCGCTCGCTAACTCCACCCTTACCCTCCTCGCGGCGCGCCTCCTGCAGGGTGTGGGCGCGGCAATGATTTTCGGTACCGGCGTGGCGATCCTCACTTCCGTCTACCCGCCTCAGGAAAGAGGAAAGGCCCTCGGCATTAACGTGGCCGCCGTCTATACGGGCCTCTCCCTCGGGCCGGTTCTGGGCGGAATCTTAGTCCACCAGTTCGGTTGGCGGAGCATTTTTCTCGCCGTTACGCTGCTGAGCGCAGGAGCGGTGATCTTAGCGTTGTGGAAACTGAAGGGGGAATGGGCCGAAGCCAGAGACGAGAAGTTTGACCTGCCGGGTGCGTTTATCTACGCCCTATCCCTTCCGGCTTTGATGTACGGTTTCTCCGCGCTTCCTGCCGTCGCGGGGATGCTCTTCATCGCTGCAGGGGTATTGGGCCTCATCCTCTTCGTTAGGTGGGAGCTCAGGGCCCAAAGCCCGCTTTTAAATATGGCCCTCTTCCGCAAAAATACCGTCTTCACTTTTTCGAACCTGGCCGCGCTCATCAATTACAGCGCCACCTTTGCCGTCGGCTTTTTGCTGAGCCTCTATCTGCAGTATTTAAAAGGGCTTACCGCTCAGGCCGCAGGAGCTACCCTCGTCTGGCAACCGGCGGTCATGGCCCTCTGCTCGCCTTTCGCCGGCCGCCTCTCCGACCGCACGGAACCCCGCATCGTTGCTTCCGTGGGGATGCTTCTTACCACCTGCGGGCTTCTCCTGCTCGCCTTTTTAAGCGCCGGCACCCCCTTCTGGGCCATCATTGCGGTGCTCATCCTGCTCGGCCTTGGCTTCGCCCTTTTCTCCTCCCCCAATACGAACGCCGTTATGAGCGCGGTGGAAAAACGGTATTACGGTGTAGCGTCGGGAACCCTTGGTACCATGCGCCTCACCGGGCAGATGTTC from Thermodesulfitimonas autotrophica encodes the following:
- the mraZ gene encoding division/cell wall cluster transcriptional repressor MraZ codes for the protein MFIGEYLHTVDAKGRLFIPARFREGLGERFVVTRGLDRCLFGFPLAEWGKLEERLRRLPFARADVRAFSRLFFAGAAELEVDKQGRILIPATLRDYAGLARDVVILGVSSRVEFWAKEEWERYSAQTQAAYEEIAEKLVDFDFPATD
- the rsmH gene encoding 16S rRNA (cytosine(1402)-N(4))-methyltransferase RsmH, with product MEFRHQPVMIKEVVALLGVKPDGIYVDCTVGGGGHAAAILGLLGPQGRLIGFDRDPEALAAARLRLGADPRVQLVRADFRKLAAVLAELNVRQVDGILYDLGVSSYQFDNPARGFTYWEDVPLDMRMDPEGPVTAADLVNSLSARELAKIIAEYGEERWASRIADFIVAERERGPLKTTGQLVEVIKKAVPAGARRTGPHPARRTFQALRIAVNQELEALRASLEQALGLLRPGGRLVVLSYHSLEDRIVKEFIRAAEAGCICPPGAPVCVCGKKPALRRLTRKPRTPAGEELGRNPRSRSARLRAAEKLPANGAESAG
- a CDS encoding stage V sporulation protein D, coding for MSNLVLRKRLASLFVLAAFLFFLLVCRLFWLQLVRGAELERGAWENRVREITVEAKRGDICDRNGKVLVTSVSCDSVAAMPAQVADAAGTAAKLAPLLKMDQETLYRLLTRKQAFVWLKRKVDFETARQIRGLKLPGIELIEESRRQYNCGSLAAHILGFVGVDNQGLTGVEKTAEKFLRGVPGKIVVEQDAAGRNIPAALHHLYPPVPGNRVLLTIDETIQYFVERELDKIVDTYHPAAASIIVMDPKTGEILALGNRPTFDPAAWRDVPQAVWDRNPAIWQLYEPGSTFKIVTAAAALSEGVVGPESHFYCPGFVQVADRRIRCWKEGGHGSESFAEVVQNSCNPGFIQVGLSLGKEKFYKYIRAFGFGRPTGINLPGEAKGILIPENKATNLNIATMSIGQSIAVTPIQLVTAAAAVANGGELLAPRVIRAVVSPDGKTVRVFKPEHRRRVLSREKAQELARLLENVVLKGTGVNAYLDGYRTAGKTGTAQVVGPGGGYVPGKYVSSFVGFAPVDNPRLVTLVVVWEPQGGVYFGSLVAAPAFKAVMQDALRYLGVPQQAGLEKPEKPWYLIEEEPKPVTVPEVVDLPVHEAIERLRAAGLRFTVRGQGDVVRAQVPQGGATVLTGTKVILELKAAPEGGPEVAVPDLTGLTIKDAAVLLEKMGLVLVPEGSGVAVQQTPVPGTRLRRGGSVRVIFASPEAEESQPTVLHP
- the mraY gene encoding phospho-N-acetylmuramoyl-pentapeptide-transferase — its product is MNPVAGAFLLSLAVTVGTGPVLIPVLKQLKVGQRVRYDGPARHLSKAGTPTMGGLLFLLGITGAVLWFARGNAEALTFLFVTLTYGLTGFLDDFLKVVKKRSLGLRAREKLLAQVIVALGLAVGAVFFLGRGTDLAVPFSGFFRDGGVHFDWGFGFFAFFTVLVLTGTANAVNLTDGLDGLAAGLVAIAAGVYLLFALVMDKMGLAVGLAAVAGGCLGFLIYNRHPARIFMGDTGSLALGGALGAAAVLSRSELFLLVVGAVFAAEALSVILQVISYQLTGRRIFRMSPLHHHFELCGWSENRVVVSFWLVGLVAGLLGLAGLYRLG
- a CDS encoding UDP-N-acetylmuramoyl-tripeptide--D-alanyl-D-alanine ligase; the protein is MIPVTVAELAAALNASLLQGEPNRRVAAVTTDSRQVPPGAVFFALKGERYDGHDFVPDAVAKGAAGVVVSRPVAALPGETVVLLVPNVLAALGAFARYVRRQAGVLVIGVTGSTGKTSTKDIIAAVLGVRYRVCATQGNLNNEIGVPLTLLSLSPGDEVAVVEMAMRGAGEIAALARIAAPDAAVITNIGETHLERLGSVAAIAAAKGEILDYIPAAGFAVLHAESPYIFEQAKRCRGRVIFFGTSGAATIRLTDYGPVGGGGRFAVAAGGLVTEYFIPLPGYHSALNAVAAIGVARELGLGPEEIQQGLERVRLTGMRLEIRECGTLLVINDAYNANPASMRAALGVLKEVGKKRRRVAVLGDMLELGSRAAAAHREIGAAAAAVADVVVAVGELAQGIAEGALAAGLSPRQVVTCPDAAAAVAVLKELLRGDEAVLVKASRGMRLERVAEALCTGGEAAQ
- a CDS encoding UDP-N-acetylmuramoyl-L-alanyl-D-glutamate--2,6-diaminopimelate ligase, coding for MATESLKEALTRVFALAPAGLAYDSRRVQPGFVFFAIKGFRQDGHDFVGDAIRRGAVGVVVEKEVAVPPGVVAVCVPDTRRALALAAAAFYGHPDRQLRLVGVTGTNGKTTTTHLIRAIYEAQGEKTGLIGTLWAMIGDAVLPAERTTPESLDLQALLRRMVDEGVKTVVMEVSSHALALERVTGIEYDIAVFTNLTQDHLDFHRDMEDYYAAKARLFLELKQPGVKGRPKRAVLNVDDPYGQRLAAASGGKVVTYGVEREAAFRAREIELGRDGTTFTVEWAGGAVPVRLQLVGRFNVYNALAAFAVGVTEGYPVARVVEALEGVPAVPGRFERVDVGQDFAVVVDYAHTPDGLENVLRAARAQTRGRVIVVFGCGGDRDPGKRPLMGEIAAKLADFTVITSDNPRSEDPQRIIAAIERGFRRCGAPDSYAVEADRRAAIALALGQAQAGDIVVLAGKGHEDYQIIGDKKLPFDDRKVAAEILREMIGERDGE
- a CDS encoding MFS transporter, with translation MQHPTQKNETSKKVASAVAAVSSFLTPFTGAAINIALPAIQREFAMNALLLGWVSASFLLSSAMFLVPFGRIADIYGRKRIFLTGITLFALFSLLSALANSTLTLLAARLLQGVGAAMIFGTGVAILTSVYPPQERGKALGINVAAVYTGLSLGPVLGGILVHQFGWRSIFLAVTLLSAGAVILALWKLKGEWAEARDEKFDLPGAFIYALSLPALMYGFSALPAVAGMLFIAAGVLGLILFVRWELRAQSPLLNMALFRKNTVFTFSNLAALINYSATFAVGFLLSLYLQYLKGLTAQAAGATLVWQPAVMALCSPFAGRLSDRTEPRIVASVGMLLTTCGLLLLAFLSAGTPFWAIIAVLILLGLGFALFSSPNTNAVMSAVEKRYYGVASGTLGTMRLTGQMFSMGITMLVFALYIGKVQITSAYYAPFLAAVKSAFLIFAVLCAGGIFASLARGKMR